A genome region from Candidatus Microthrix parvicella Bio17-1 includes the following:
- a CDS encoding TrmH family RNA methyltransferase has translation MSQGPEQHADNEIPLADANDPRLAPYRLLTDRALRDRAPSSPTEVSATENAPHGRFLAEGHYVLQRLIAAGAPVLSVMLTERRAAAAREYLSTFRGPRYLVSEELASKVVGYPVHRGVMGLVARPRPLTPAELTIDASLLVYLDGIADTENVGAIFRTAAALGADGVLVGPTTADPLYRRCVRVSMGATAVLSWARDTGGDALSRLNGGPLSGWSLVGLSPDGSTTLEHLVEHQPPRSVLILGSEGPGLGDKVRRDCDELVSIPIGADSDSLNVAATAAIALYRLAARRNGDSRHSGQTK, from the coding sequence ATGAGCCAGGGCCCTGAGCAACACGCCGACAATGAGATTCCGTTGGCGGACGCCAACGATCCTCGCTTGGCCCCCTATCGGCTGCTCACCGACCGGGCCCTACGCGATCGCGCCCCCTCAAGCCCGACAGAAGTGAGCGCAACCGAGAACGCGCCACATGGGCGGTTCCTGGCCGAGGGCCACTACGTCCTACAGCGACTGATCGCGGCGGGCGCACCGGTGCTGTCGGTGATGCTGACCGAACGGCGTGCCGCAGCGGCCAGGGAGTACCTCTCCACCTTTCGAGGCCCCAGGTACCTGGTCTCCGAGGAGCTTGCCTCCAAGGTCGTTGGCTATCCGGTGCACCGCGGTGTGATGGGGCTGGTCGCCCGGCCCCGGCCGCTCACCCCCGCCGAGCTGACGATCGACGCTTCGCTGCTGGTCTACCTGGACGGCATCGCCGACACCGAGAACGTGGGGGCCATCTTTCGGACGGCGGCCGCATTGGGGGCCGACGGCGTGCTGGTCGGGCCGACGACGGCCGATCCGCTGTACCGGCGATGCGTCCGGGTGTCGATGGGCGCAACCGCTGTGTTGTCATGGGCCCGGGACACCGGCGGCGACGCCCTGAGTCGGCTCAACGGAGGCCCCCTGTCGGGGTGGAGCCTGGTGGGGCTGTCCCCGGACGGGTCGACCACGCTGGAGCACCTGGTGGAGCACCAACCGCCACGAAGCGTGCTCATTCTCGGTTCGGAGGGCCCCGGGCTCGGCGACAAGGTTCGGCGGGACTGCGATGAACTGGTGAGCATCCCCATCGGGGCCGATTCGGATTCGCTCAACGTGGCCGCCACGGCTGCGATCGCCCTGTACCGACTTGCCGCACGGCGCAACGGTGATTCACGGCACAGCGGCCAAACCAAGTAG
- a CDS encoding pyridoxal phosphate-dependent aminotransferase, with translation MAPSISRWNKSDKLAHVLYDIRGPVLAEAQRMEDEGHRILKLNIGNPAPFGFDAPEEIQQDFIHELPHAQGYSDSKGILSARRAVVQHYEERGVEGFDVDRVYLGNGVSELIVMAMSALLNNGDEVLIPAPDYPLWTAAVTLSGGRAVHYACDEGADWAPDLADIESRITSSTVALVVINPNNPTGAVYPAEVVVGLADIARRHGLVLCADEIYDKVLYDNAVHTLAAAVAPDVLTLTFNGLSKAYRVAGYRAGWLAISGPVDRATDYLSGIDMLANMRLCANVPAQHVIQTALGGRQSIAELVAPGGRLAEQRDVAHGLLNAIPGVSCTKPQGALYLFPRIDTKMYDIESDEQFVLDFLRAEKVLLVHGTGFNLPTPDHFRIVTLPRVDTLTEALGRLERFLARRAA, from the coding sequence ATGGCCCCCTCCATCTCCCGCTGGAACAAGTCCGACAAGTTGGCCCACGTGCTCTACGACATCCGGGGGCCGGTGCTGGCCGAGGCCCAGAGGATGGAGGACGAGGGCCACCGGATCCTCAAACTGAACATCGGCAACCCGGCACCCTTCGGCTTCGATGCGCCGGAGGAGATCCAACAGGATTTCATTCACGAACTGCCCCACGCCCAGGGCTACTCCGACTCCAAAGGCATTCTCTCGGCCCGCCGGGCGGTGGTGCAGCACTACGAGGAGCGCGGAGTCGAGGGCTTTGACGTCGACCGGGTCTACCTCGGAAACGGGGTATCGGAACTGATCGTCATGGCGATGTCGGCGTTGTTGAACAACGGCGACGAGGTGCTGATTCCGGCGCCGGACTACCCGTTGTGGACCGCGGCGGTCACCCTCTCCGGAGGCCGCGCCGTGCACTACGCCTGCGACGAGGGTGCCGACTGGGCACCGGACCTGGCCGACATCGAGTCCAGGATCACCTCGTCCACCGTGGCTCTGGTGGTCATCAACCCCAACAACCCCACCGGCGCGGTGTACCCGGCCGAGGTCGTCGTCGGTCTGGCCGACATCGCCCGCCGCCACGGCCTGGTGCTGTGCGCGGACGAGATTTACGACAAGGTGCTGTACGACAACGCCGTCCACACACTTGCCGCCGCGGTGGCACCAGACGTGTTGACGCTGACGTTCAACGGGTTGTCCAAGGCCTACCGAGTTGCCGGCTATCGGGCCGGATGGCTGGCGATCTCGGGCCCCGTCGACCGGGCGACCGACTACTTGTCGGGCATCGACATGCTGGCCAACATGCGCCTGTGCGCCAACGTTCCGGCCCAGCACGTCATCCAAACCGCCCTCGGGGGCCGTCAGAGCATCGCCGAGTTGGTGGCACCGGGCGGACGCCTGGCCGAGCAACGCGATGTGGCCCACGGGTTGCTCAACGCCATCCCCGGCGTGTCGTGCACCAAGCCGCAGGGCGCCCTCTACCTGTTTCCCCGAATCGACACGAAGATGTACGACATCGAATCCGACGAGCAGTTCGTGTTGGATTTTCTGAGGGCCGAGAAGGTGTTGCTGGTGCATGGAACCGGCTTCAACCTGCCCACCCCCGATCACTTCCGCATTGTCACCCTGCCCCGAGTCGACACGCTGACCGAGGCGCTCGGTCGCCTGGAACGATTCCTGGCCCGCCGCGCCGCCTGA